The proteins below are encoded in one region of Helianthus annuus cultivar XRQ/B chromosome 2, HanXRQr2.0-SUNRISE, whole genome shotgun sequence:
- the LOC110901910 gene encoding uncharacterized protein LOC110901910: MIMKLFGWMRNGGQNTNVAHNIIKPKQEFCDGLLRIGKLENELTKLVPTKPAAADHAAAAADIDRTIKAIIGRCKDKKAIGKKSVSFLFKKFFVAIPSFHDPLPESRMETLLRAMLNNPQASLPRKHSIQGKVTEDHTGSKWVKMGQN, encoded by the exons ATGATCATGAAG CTTTTCGGCTGGATGCGGAATGGGGGACAGAACACAAATGTTGCTC ATAACATAATTAAGCCAAAACAAGAGTTTTGTGATGGGTTGCTGAGGATTGGAAAACTCGAGAACGAGTTGACAAAACTGGTGCCAACAAAACCTGCTGCAGCTGATCatgcagcagcagcagcagacaTTGACCGCACCATTAAAGCTATCATTGGTAGATGCAAAGATAAAAAGGCAATTGGGAAGAAATcagtttcttttcttttcaagaaaTTTTTTGTAGCAATTCCTAGTTTTCATGATCCACTTCCAGAATCAAGAATGGAAACG CTACTAAGGGCCATGCTTAACAACCCTCAAGCATCATTACCAAGAAAGCACTCAATTCAAGGGAAAGTTACAGAGGATCATACtgggtcaaaatgggtcaaaatgggtcaaaACTGA